Genomic window (Nitrospinota bacterium):
GAGTATGTATTGGGTTTGCAATGGAGCTTTATGAAAAGGGAATCCTTAAAAAAGATGACTGCGAAGGCTATGATTTAAAATTCGGAAACGACGATGCTGCCTTTAAGCTGCTTTATAAAATAGCCTATAGAGACGGATTTGGGGATCTCTTAGCAGAAGGGGTTAGGAGAGCAGCAGAGAAGATAGGAAAGGGTTCAGAGAAATATGCCATGCATGTCAAGGGATTGGAGCCTCCCGGATATGATCCAAGAACCTGCAAATCCATGGGATTAAATTATATGACTTCCTTTACAGGAGCAGACCACTCAAGAGGCTATCCTCCTCAAGAGATTTTTGGTGCTCACCACAAGGTGCCTTGGGAAGTAGATCCGTATTCCTGGGATAGAAAGGCAGAACTAACAATATATAATCAGGATGTTGGGGGTGCCTGTAAAGACTGTTCGATGTTCTGTACCTTTGCATACCGAAACGCCTTAATTCCTGCCAACCTTCACATCAAGTATTTTGCAGAAATCTGGAAGACCGCAACAGGATTTGATGTCACAGAAGATGATATTTCTAAGGTAGGCGAGAGGTACAACAATCTGGCACATGCCCTGTTATTGAAAGAAGGATTTACCAGAAAAGATGATTACTTACCTGAAAGATTGATGACAGAGCCTCATAAGATTGGGCCTGGAAAGGGTCAGATAATGGACAGAGAAAATTGTGAAAAGCTCTTAGATGAGTTTTATACCTTGAGGGGATGGGATAAGAATGGTATTCCTAAAAGAGAGAAGCTGGTTGAACTCGGAATGGATTATGTTGCAGAAGATTTAGGATTAAAAGAAACTGAAAAAGTTGGAGAGTGATTTTTTAAGATGGTCGCTGTAAAAATTCAGAGTATGTTTGATTTTGTAGAGATATTCGGTCAACCTGAGGTTAAGATTGATGTAAAGGAAAATACCTCAATAAAAGACCTTCTTTTGTTATTGATAAATCAATACGGTGAGAAATTGAAAGAAAAGATGATTGATCCTAAGACAGGAGATGTTTTTGAACACTTAGAGATCCTTTGCAATGGAAGAAATATCAAATTTCTTCATGGAAATGATACAACCCTCAGAGAAGGTGATAGTGTAACTATCTTTGTCCCCATAGGCGGCGGTTCTTTATAAGTCGGTGAGTTTTGAAAATATTTAAGAAATAAAAAAGCCCGCTTAAGTAAAAGCGGGCTTTTTTAAAGAGTTCTAACCCTATTTCCTTCCGTTTAAATAATCCTCAAGTTCTTCAGGTCTGGAAATAAGAGCATCGTACCAGCTATCAAACTTTTCGCAATCTGGTGGGAGATGTTGTCTGCATTTTAACGGTCTTTTAGCATATATCTTGCACATGTTATTCCGATCCAGATAAATACACCTACCCTTAATTGTGAGGTACCATCTATAGTTTCTAATAGCTACACTTACAGTATTATAATGAAGATGCCATTTCAGGTCGTCTATTTCAGCTCTGGTTCTGGGCTTCGTTATCATCATAGCAAGGTCTCTACAACAAGGGGCAGGGCACTTTATACAGATGGAGTTCTTTTTCAACTTATTATTCTGCTTTTTTATTTTTCTTTTTTTCTGAGCCATATTCCTTTAGCTAACTTTAAAAGGAACCTTTATTTATATTTGAACTGATTCTCTTTTACTAAAAAGAGAGGATTCAGTCAATAATTTTTATTGAATTATGATTCGGGTTTTGTCGTTGTTGATAGTGATTTTTTATGGTTTTCAGTTTATAATTAAAATAATTGAAAAAGGGATGTTCCGTTTTTAAAATGGTTAGTAAAAAAAAGAAAAAAAAAGGAAAATTCAGATATTTTTTATTGTTTCTAGCCGTTATTACCTTTCTTTATATCACCCTCTCTATCTATATTGAGAATCTAATCAAAAAGGAAATAAGTCAGACCTTTGGTTCTGATCTTCTTATAGGTAAGATGTTAATACAGCCTATACATCTCAAGTTTAAAGAGGTGAGGTTAAAAGATCCATATTCAAAAAAGATTCTTTTTAAAGCGGATTCTATTTTTATAAGGCCTCATCTAAAAACCATATTGAAAAAAAGATTAGTTATAAGCCAGATAAAGATTTACAAGCCCTTTACAACCATTGAAGTTTCAAAAGATGGAAAAATAAGAACTCCTTTTGTAAAACTTACTTCAAAGAAAAATAAAGAAAAGGAGAAAAAGAGATTTAAGATATACATAAAAAGGATTCGATTAATAAATGGAGAGGTAGATTTTATTAATCGTCAAACTTTAAGCCCTTATCACAAGATTCAGCTAAGCAGATTAAATGCTAAGATAGATGACAT
Coding sequences:
- a CDS encoding aldehyde ferredoxin oxidoreductase C-terminal domain-containing protein, giving the protein DATPIWGLNTADSQHYIKEILKDQTVRPFVIGPAGENLVRYASVIAEKRAAGRKGVGAVFGSKNLKGIVVKGSKSVKYADEKGFQEVVKKIAKAFQDSPTLYPKFGNFGTAGNVENCISKGQMPGPNFIEPAGEEYLPIGAQKNIEYRVRRYGCYLCPIRCGQVRLVKSGKYAGWATEGPEFETLFSLGSQIGVNDPAFIIAADRVCDDLGMDTVSAGVCIGFAMELYEKGILKKDDCEGYDLKFGNDDAAFKLLYKIAYRDGFGDLLAEGVRRAAEKIGKGSEKYAMHVKGLEPPGYDPRTCKSMGLNYMTSFTGADHSRGYPPQEIFGAHHKVPWEVDPYSWDRKAELTIYNQDVGGACKDCSMFCTFAYRNALIPANLHIKYFAEIWKTATGFDVTEDDISKVGERYNNLAHALLLKEGFTRKDDYLPERLMTEPHKIGPGKGQIMDRENCEKLLDEFYTLRGWDKNGIPKREKLVELGMDYVAEDLGLKETEKVGE
- a CDS encoding MoaD family protein: MVAVKIQSMFDFVEIFGQPEVKIDVKENTSIKDLLLLLINQYGEKLKEKMIDPKTGDVFEHLEILCNGRNIKFLHGNDTTLREGDSVTIFVPIGGGSL
- a CDS encoding YkgJ family cysteine cluster protein; this encodes MAQKKRKIKKQNNKLKKNSICIKCPAPCCRDLAMMITKPRTRAEIDDLKWHLHYNTVSVAIRNYRWYLTIKGRCIYLDRNNMCKIYAKRPLKCRQHLPPDCEKFDSWYDALISRPEELEDYLNGRK